The Rhodococcus rhodochrous DNA window GAGATGAGCACCCAGCGACGTCACGAGACCGTCGAGCAGACCGCCGAGCCGCTCGGTCGCCGTCTCCCGGTCGTCGAGCACGGCCTCGATCTCCGCCAACGCCGGATCGATCACGGCGTGTTCGGCCTCCATCGCATCGAGCACCTCCATCGCCCCCGCATCGTGTGCGAGGCGTGGCCGCATGAACGGCCAGACGTAGGCGTCCTCGATGGAGTGGTGCGTGTGCAGTTCGGTGCTGAATCCGTGCCAGCCGAGGAGCAGCGCATCGTGCGTGCCGGGGTCGGCGGTCCGCCACTTCTGCGCGAAGTCGGCGAGACGTTCGGTGTCCCGGCGTAGAGCGGAGTGGATCAGATGCACGACCTCCAGATCCTCGGCGGACAACGGCGTGGCGTGAGTGGTGGTCATGGCGGGTACCTCGACTTCCGTTTGAATGTCCCCGTGTCCATGGAGCCTCGTCGCCGCGCGAAGTGTTCTCAATCCCACATTCGAGGGGGATACTGCGAAATATGCGCTCTGCGCAGCGATTGAGGGCAGGCATCCACGACGCAGTATCCGCGGCTGCGGACGGCACGCAGTTCCGCGAGAACGTGATGGACGTACTCGGCGCCTTCGTTCCGTACGACGGTGGTTGCCTGGCGCCCGTCGACCCTGCCGTCGTGGTCCCCACCGGCTTCACCACCCGTGGTCTCGACGACCCGATCGAGGTCCTCAGGTTGTCGATCGAGATCGAGTACGGCCCGGACCCCGATCCGGACAGTCTCTATGTGCTCCTCCATCGCCCATCCGGGATACGCCGCGTCGGGGAACCGGACGGTGACGGGACAGGACAGGGAAACCGCCGCTATCTCGAACTCGTGTCGCAACTGGGCATGGGACACGAGCTGCAGTTGGTCTTCCGGGACGGCGATCGTCGGTGCTGGGGTGTCGGAGAGCTGATGCGCGAACCGGGACGTGGCTTCACCGACGCCGAACTCGCGATGCTCGACGACGTGCTCGGCGACATCGCGAACGGCTTCCGCACCACACTCATCCGGGACGCATCGGCGCAGGCACTGATGCGGGACGCATCGGCGCGGGTGCGACACTCGGAGGTCGCGGATGGGTGTCCGGGTCCGGCCGTGGTCGTGATCGGGGCGGACGACGACTTCGATTCCGTGACCGCCGCGGCGGCGGTCTGGTTCGAGCGGCTCGGCTGGGGCAGTCCCGTCCGGGGCCGGCCCGGGCCGGCACACGTGGTCGCCCGCCAGGTCCGCAGGACACGCCCCACCCCCGC harbors:
- a CDS encoding hemerythrin domain-containing protein is translated as MTTTHATPLSAEDLEVVHLIHSALRRDTERLADFAQKWRTADPGTHDALLLGWHGFSTELHTHHSIEDAYVWPFMRPRLAHDAGAMEVLDAMEAEHAVIDPALAEIEAVLDDRETATERLGGLLDGLVTSLGAHLAHEERDAFPLIEQSITKEEWHDISMRAFGQLDKREVSEMLPYLFEGAPKDSVATVLKSLPVPVRVLNRFWWTPRYARERRWA
- a CDS encoding helix-turn-helix transcriptional regulator, encoding MRSAQRLRAGIHDAVSAAADGTQFRENVMDVLGAFVPYDGGCLAPVDPAVVVPTGFTTRGLDDPIEVLRLSIEIEYGPDPDPDSLYVLLHRPSGIRRVGEPDGDGTGQGNRRYLELVSQLGMGHELQLVFRDGDRRCWGVGELMREPGRGFTDAELAMLDDVLGDIANGFRTTLIRDASAQALMRDASARVRHSEVADGCPGPAVVVIGADDDFDSVTAAAAVWFERLGWGSPVRGRPGPAHVVARQVRRTRPTPATVRLRTLDGEWVVLRAAILDGTGRVVMTFERARLPEIVTLVTAAYGLTPRESEVLVEVLAGRSRNEIASRLFISPYTVQDHLKNIFTKTGVNSRRSLVSRLACTEYMPRFGGDLRPDGWFDESGTRTAPVEARTLG